A genomic window from Ruminiclostridium cellulolyticum H10 includes:
- a CDS encoding ZIP family metal transporter, which yields MEWLNNQNPVLLALFATLTTWALTALGAAMVFFFKEINQRLLNTMLGFAAGVMIAASFWSLLAPAIEMAESSSKIPAWLVAALGFIGGAFFLYLADRLIPHMHLNSKDGESEGISTNLRRSILLVFSITLHNIPEGLAVGVAFGAAANGINNVTLLSAIAVAVGIGIQNFPEGAAVSIPLRREGLSRTKSFLYGQSSGIVEPIAGVIGAALVMYVQPILPYALAFAAGAMIFVVVEELIPEAQSGNHKSTHMATAGCIIGFVVMMILDVALG from the coding sequence ATGGAATGGTTAAATAATCAAAATCCTGTATTACTGGCACTCTTTGCTACACTGACAACATGGGCACTCACGGCACTGGGAGCCGCAATGGTTTTCTTTTTCAAGGAAATAAACCAACGACTTCTTAATACAATGCTGGGTTTTGCGGCAGGTGTAATGATTGCTGCGAGCTTCTGGTCTCTGCTGGCTCCTGCAATAGAAATGGCAGAAAGTTCGTCAAAAATACCTGCCTGGCTTGTTGCCGCGTTAGGCTTTATAGGAGGTGCATTTTTTCTTTACCTCGCTGACAGGCTTATTCCGCACATGCATTTAAATTCAAAAGATGGGGAGAGCGAGGGTATATCAACAAATCTGCGACGAAGTATACTTCTTGTATTTTCGATAACTTTACATAACATTCCTGAGGGCCTTGCGGTAGGAGTAGCTTTCGGAGCTGCGGCAAATGGAATTAACAATGTAACCTTGCTATCTGCAATTGCAGTTGCAGTGGGAATCGGAATTCAGAATTTCCCGGAGGGTGCCGCTGTGTCAATTCCATTAAGAAGGGAAGGGTTATCTCGTACAAAAAGCTTCTTGTACGGACAGTCTTCGGGTATTGTTGAGCCGATTGCAGGTGTTATTGGTGCCGCACTTGTTATGTATGTACAGCCTATCCTCCCGTATGCACTTGCATTTGCTGCCGGAGCAATGATCTTTGTGGTTGTGGAAGAGCTTATTCCGGAAGCACAGAGCGGAAACCACAAAAGCACACACATGGCCACCGCAGGATGTATTATAGGTTTTGTGGTAATGATGATACTGGATGTAGCACTTGGTTAG
- a CDS encoding ABC transporter ATP-binding protein has protein sequence MENFKWVWQYIKKYKLRMCIAMIFVLVASALCMVTPYASGIIIDKVIRQSQHDMLLKLCILMLAATILKSIIRFSYQIIFETISQGAFMKIRESMYQKLQNMDFKFFDTTRTGDIMARMTGDLDIVRHLISWVIYMVFENATVFIFAVTLLFTINWQFTLVMLLVIPFLAWAAIKLASDVRPTFSAIREQFSRLNSVVQENISGNRVIKAFATEYIEINKFDKENEAYRKRNMDSAKVWSKYLPIIDALAGTLSLTIIIIGGVLAINNKITIGELVTFNSIVWALGNPMRNSGWLINDIQRFNASADKIREYLNNESAISNIEKPANREITGFVEFNNVSFGYDNEEVLKNVSLKAKPGETVAIIGPTGSGKSTLVNLICRFYDCSEGEVLVDNVNVKEMDLRTLRSKVSVAMQDVFLFSDTIEGNIAYGVPDAPYESIKRAAGIADADEFISSLPEGYDTIIGERGVGLSGGQRQRIALARAILKDPSILILDDTTSSVDMETEFEIHKTLRSFYNNKTTFIIAHRISSVKNADKIIVLNDGQVVEQGTHQELLNLKSYYYKVYQSQYGDFDGLDEKEVG, from the coding sequence ATGGAAAATTTTAAATGGGTTTGGCAGTATATCAAAAAATATAAGCTGCGAATGTGCATTGCCATGATATTTGTGTTGGTAGCGTCTGCTCTTTGCATGGTTACTCCGTACGCCTCAGGTATAATAATTGACAAGGTAATCAGGCAAAGCCAGCATGATATGCTTTTAAAACTATGTATACTTATGTTGGCGGCAACGATCTTAAAATCTATAATCAGGTTTTCATATCAGATTATATTCGAAACAATATCACAGGGAGCTTTTATGAAAATCAGGGAAAGTATGTACCAAAAACTCCAGAATATGGATTTTAAGTTCTTTGATACCACCAGAACCGGTGACATAATGGCGAGAATGACAGGTGATTTGGATATAGTACGCCATCTTATTTCATGGGTAATATACATGGTTTTTGAGAACGCTACAGTATTTATTTTTGCCGTAACACTGTTATTCACAATCAATTGGCAGTTTACACTGGTCATGCTTTTGGTAATACCTTTTCTGGCGTGGGCTGCAATTAAGCTGGCTAGTGATGTAAGACCGACTTTTTCTGCAATAAGGGAACAGTTTTCAAGACTGAATTCTGTTGTACAGGAAAATATCAGTGGAAACCGAGTAATTAAAGCTTTTGCAACAGAATATATAGAAATAAACAAATTTGACAAGGAAAATGAAGCTTACCGTAAAAGAAACATGGATTCCGCAAAGGTATGGTCTAAATATCTCCCGATAATAGATGCTCTGGCGGGAACTCTTTCACTTACAATAATAATTATCGGCGGGGTACTTGCAATTAACAATAAAATAACAATCGGTGAGCTGGTAACTTTTAATTCTATAGTTTGGGCATTGGGAAATCCAATGAGGAATTCCGGCTGGCTTATAAATGATATACAAAGATTCAACGCATCAGCAGACAAAATACGTGAGTATCTGAACAATGAATCTGCAATAAGCAATATAGAAAAGCCTGCTAACAGGGAGATTACAGGATTTGTTGAATTCAATAATGTCAGCTTCGGTTATGATAATGAGGAAGTACTGAAAAATGTCAGTCTTAAAGCCAAGCCGGGGGAAACTGTAGCAATAATAGGTCCCACAGGGTCAGGAAAATCCACTCTTGTAAATCTCATATGCAGATTTTATGATTGCAGCGAAGGAGAAGTACTGGTTGACAATGTAAATGTAAAGGAAATGGATTTAAGAACACTGCGTTCAAAGGTTTCGGTTGCAATGCAGGACGTATTTCTCTTTTCTGATACTATTGAAGGGAATATAGCTTATGGTGTACCTGATGCTCCCTATGAAAGCATAAAGCGGGCTGCAGGTATAGCGGATGCCGATGAGTTCATATCATCCTTACCGGAAGGCTACGATACTATCATAGGAGAACGCGGAGTCGGACTCTCAGGCGGACAGAGGCAGAGAATTGCCTTGGCGAGAGCTATACTTAAAGACCCGTCCATACTAATACTGGATGATACAACTTCCAGTGTCGATATGGAGACGGAATTTGAAATACATAAAACGCTAAGATCTTTTTACAATAATAAAACAACTTTTATAATCGCACATAGAATATCATCTGTTAAAAATGCAGACAAGATTATTGTTTTAAACGATGGGCAGGTAGTAGAGCAGGGAACCCATCAGGAACTGTTGAATTTGAAAAGCTATTACTACAAAGTTTATCAAAGCCAGTATGGAGATTTTGACGGACTTGATGAGAAGGAGGTGGGCTAA
- a CDS encoding Crp/Fnr family transcriptional regulator has protein sequence MNNKIEILKQAAIFQNVSEKNMLYMLDCLKAYEQIYTKNDILLLTGDKVSSVGIILSGSAQIVKEDIMGNRNIVSEIGTSDMFGEAFACANVAKSPVTVITTTGCAVMYIQFNKIVTTCSSSCSFHTKLIENMLSLIAQKNIFLNSKIDILSQRSTREKLMAYLSMQIQRTGKNRFKISFSRDELADFLCVNRSALSRELSKMKQENILDYDRNEFVVYPAE, from the coding sequence ATGAATAATAAAATTGAAATCTTAAAACAAGCAGCAATTTTTCAGAATGTAAGCGAAAAAAATATGCTTTATATGCTGGACTGCCTTAAAGCTTATGAGCAGATTTATACTAAAAATGACATCCTGTTGCTGACAGGAGACAAGGTGTCATCGGTGGGGATAATTTTATCAGGTTCAGCTCAAATAGTTAAGGAAGATATAATGGGCAACAGGAATATAGTTTCAGAAATCGGCACGTCAGATATGTTCGGAGAAGCTTTTGCATGTGCAAATGTAGCTAAAAGCCCTGTAACAGTAATTACCACCACGGGGTGTGCTGTAATGTATATACAGTTTAATAAAATTGTTACAACCTGCTCTTCCTCATGCAGCTTTCATACCAAGCTTATAGAAAACATGCTCTCACTGATTGCTCAGAAAAATATTTTTCTTAATAGCAAGATTGATATCCTGTCTCAGAGATCAACCAGAGAGAAGCTTATGGCCTATTTATCAATGCAGATACAAAGAACCGGAAAAAACAGATTCAAAATTTCTTTTTCACGTGATGAGCTGGCAGACTTTTTGTGTGTCAACCGAAGTGCTTTATCGAGAGAATTATCAAAAATGAAGCAAGAAAATATACTTGATTATGATAGGAATGAATTTGTGGTATATCCGGCGGAATGA
- a CDS encoding CAP domain-containing protein — protein sequence MIKKSSIVLSSVAACAILASSFVFNGFAIGNTKAESIASLDTTKISQSTVPSKTLDSIVSKVAPASAEKSKDVSDSKKATVNNVSANTSKSTNCPTNSVDKVTDKNSVQTSYNQPTTATNNKIESANIMDKLQRIVYTKNCDNSTAKNTNNSNIQSALNSILNSRLSAAKPTTSKPSTSKPATSKPATPQKPASTPATNGDYTAFQKRVVELVNAERAKNGLKPLTMNSQVNKTATLKSQDMAKLGYFDHNSPTYGSPFDMMKKYGISYRTAGENIAMGQTTPEQVMKGWMNSPGHRANILKSSFTQIGVGVAKNSSGRLYWTQQFIG from the coding sequence ATGATTAAGAAATCTTCTATAGTACTATCAAGTGTGGCAGCATGTGCTATTTTAGCATCATCCTTTGTATTTAACGGCTTTGCTATCGGAAATACAAAAGCAGAAAGCATTGCTTCACTAGATACGACAAAAATTAGCCAATCAACAGTACCATCCAAGACACTGGATTCGATTGTATCTAAAGTCGCACCAGCTTCAGCAGAGAAAAGCAAAGATGTGTCTGACTCAAAAAAAGCAACGGTTAACAACGTATCTGCTAATACTTCAAAATCAACTAATTGCCCAACAAATAGTGTTGATAAAGTAACTGATAAAAATAGTGTACAAACTTCCTATAATCAGCCAACTACAGCTACCAATAATAAAATCGAATCAGCAAATATTATGGATAAGCTGCAAAGAATAGTATACACCAAGAATTGTGACAACTCAACTGCCAAAAATACGAATAATTCAAATATTCAGTCTGCTTTGAATTCAATACTGAATTCGAGGCTGTCAGCCGCCAAGCCTACTACTTCCAAACCGTCAACTTCTAAACCAGCGACTTCCAAACCAGCGACACCCCAAAAGCCTGCATCAACTCCGGCAACAAACGGTGACTATACAGCTTTCCAGAAGAGAGTTGTAGAACTTGTTAATGCAGAAAGAGCTAAAAATGGTTTGAAGCCTTTGACAATGAATTCTCAGGTAAATAAAACAGCGACCCTTAAATCACAGGACATGGCCAAACTTGGATACTTTGATCATAATTCACCAACTTACGGATCACCGTTTGATATGATGAAAAAATACGGTATCAGCTACAGAACTGCAGGTGAAAATATTGCAATGGGACAAACTACACCTGAACAGGTAATGAAGGGTTGGATGAACTCACCCGGACACAGGGCAAACATCCTTAAATCATCCTTTACACAGATTGGTGTAGGAGTAGCCAAGAACTCCAGCGGAAGATTGTACTGGACTCAGCAGTTTATAGGGTAA
- the hcp gene encoding hydroxylamine reductase — MSDMFCFQCEQTAAGKGCTGGAGVCGKKADTSNYQDLLTGAMIGLAKTAQNAKPTESTHKTVIEGLFMTITNVSFDNASIQSHIEKVNSEKLNLVNGVAAQNNYEMENLWNAHEDIRSLKSLILFGIRGMAAYAYHALVLGYSDEEVNNFFYKALRAVGSDMSIDELLSIVMETGEVNLKCMALLDKANTETYGTPVPTSVPMTVEKGPFIVISGHDLYDLHLLLEQTKDKGINIYTHGEMLPAHAYPKLKAYTHLKGNFGTAWQNQQKEFDNIPAPVLFTTNCLMPVKPSYSDRVFTTEVVAYPEIVHIGDDKDFTPVINKALELGGYKEDTRFTGINGGDTLTTGFARGTVLSVADKVIDAVKAGAIKHFFLVGGCDGAKVGRNYYTEFVKKTPKDTVILTLACGKYRFNDLDIGEIGGLPRIMDMGQCNDAYSAIQVASALANAFECDINELPLSLVLSWYEQKAVCILLTLLSLGIKNIYLGPTLPAFVSQNVLNILVEKFNISTISTPDEDLKKILG, encoded by the coding sequence ATGTCAGATATGTTTTGTTTTCAGTGTGAACAAACCGCGGCAGGAAAAGGATGTACAGGAGGAGCAGGTGTCTGTGGTAAAAAAGCGGATACTTCAAATTATCAGGATTTACTTACAGGTGCAATGATAGGTCTTGCAAAGACTGCTCAAAACGCTAAACCAACTGAAAGTACGCATAAAACAGTTATTGAAGGTCTGTTTATGACAATAACCAACGTGAGCTTTGATAATGCATCAATTCAAAGTCATATTGAAAAAGTTAACAGTGAAAAACTAAACTTGGTTAACGGAGTTGCAGCACAGAATAACTATGAAATGGAAAATCTCTGGAATGCTCATGAGGACATTCGTTCTCTGAAATCCCTTATTTTGTTCGGAATAAGAGGGATGGCCGCTTATGCATACCATGCATTGGTTCTGGGATATTCAGATGAAGAGGTTAACAACTTCTTTTATAAGGCATTGAGAGCCGTAGGAAGTGATATGTCTATTGATGAGCTTCTCTCAATTGTTATGGAAACAGGGGAAGTTAATTTAAAGTGCATGGCTCTTCTTGATAAGGCTAATACAGAAACCTATGGCACCCCGGTACCGACTTCCGTACCAATGACTGTTGAAAAGGGTCCGTTTATTGTAATTTCCGGTCACGACCTTTACGACTTACACCTTCTTCTGGAGCAGACAAAGGATAAGGGAATCAACATTTATACCCATGGTGAGATGCTTCCAGCACATGCATACCCTAAGCTTAAAGCATACACCCATTTGAAAGGTAACTTTGGTACTGCATGGCAGAATCAGCAGAAGGAATTTGATAATATTCCAGCTCCTGTATTATTTACAACAAACTGTCTTATGCCTGTAAAACCAAGTTACAGTGACAGAGTATTTACAACTGAAGTTGTTGCATATCCTGAAATAGTTCATATAGGAGATGATAAGGACTTTACTCCTGTAATAAACAAGGCACTTGAACTTGGCGGTTATAAGGAAGATACAAGGTTTACAGGTATCAACGGAGGAGATACTTTAACAACTGGGTTTGCAAGAGGAACAGTTCTTTCTGTTGCCGATAAGGTAATTGATGCTGTTAAGGCAGGAGCAATAAAACATTTCTTCCTGGTTGGAGGCTGTGATGGTGCAAAGGTAGGAAGAAACTACTACACAGAATTTGTTAAGAAAACACCAAAGGACACTGTAATACTGACACTAGCTTGCGGAAAGTATCGTTTCAATGACCTTGATATCGGCGAAATAGGTGGACTTCCAAGGATCATGGATATGGGACAATGTAATGATGCATACAGTGCAATACAGGTGGCTTCTGCTCTGGCTAACGCTTTTGAGTGTGATATCAATGAACTGCCACTCTCACTTGTGCTTTCATGGTACGAACAGAAGGCTGTCTGCATACTGCTGACTCTGCTTTCTCTTGGAATTAAGAATATTTACCTTGGGCCTACATTGCCTGCATTTGTTTCACAAAACGTATTGAATATATTAGTAGAGAAATTCAACATCAGTACGATTTCTACTCCTGATGAGGACTTGAAAAAGATTCTCGGGTAA
- a CDS encoding SPFH domain-containing protein, with the protein MAIIDRVKFDGLRSRDWIVYKHPVEDLVYGTQLIVGEGQIAVFVKGGEVCDLFTPGTYTLDAKNLPILRVFVNLPFGGKTPFSAEIYYINTTTKLDINWGTSDPVQIIDPKYYTRLRIRAFGQMGLKLDNYETFFRELIGVMNPADIIKFNNVIDFFKGMLIQKIKSIIANVIVNQKISALEITARLDDIANYTFDLIAPEFAKYGLSAISLIIKSINFPDEDFEEINKILKNKAEFEIMGDNRYVTKRSFDVYDHAASNNSGVAGAFAAGGVGLGVGLGVGASLGSDIHNTINTRAAADKATIACPSCKAQNPAKSKFCCECGKLLETPKKVCASCGVLIPGDPKFCPECGTSMGTQTCECGAEVPVSTKFCPQCGKKL; encoded by the coding sequence ATGGCTATCATTGATAGAGTTAAATTTGACGGACTTAGATCTCGTGACTGGATCGTTTATAAGCATCCTGTCGAAGATCTTGTTTATGGCACGCAGCTTATTGTGGGCGAAGGTCAGATCGCTGTTTTTGTTAAGGGCGGAGAGGTTTGTGACCTATTTACTCCGGGTACCTATACTCTTGATGCAAAAAATCTTCCAATACTTAGAGTTTTTGTAAATCTGCCTTTTGGAGGAAAAACTCCTTTCAGTGCAGAAATATACTACATCAATACTACTACAAAGCTTGATATCAACTGGGGAACATCTGATCCAGTACAAATAATTGATCCCAAATATTATACCAGACTCAGGATTCGTGCGTTTGGTCAGATGGGTCTGAAACTGGATAACTACGAAACTTTTTTCCGTGAATTGATCGGTGTAATGAATCCGGCCGACATTATTAAGTTTAACAATGTTATAGACTTCTTCAAGGGAATGTTGATTCAGAAAATCAAGAGCATAATTGCCAATGTAATTGTAAATCAAAAAATTTCTGCATTGGAGATTACTGCCAGACTCGACGATATTGCAAATTATACCTTTGATTTGATTGCTCCAGAATTTGCTAAATATGGTTTATCTGCAATCAGCTTAATAATAAAATCTATTAACTTTCCTGATGAAGATTTTGAGGAAATTAACAAGATTCTCAAAAACAAGGCTGAATTTGAGATTATGGGTGATAACCGATATGTAACAAAGCGTTCTTTTGATGTTTATGACCATGCCGCCAGCAATAATTCCGGTGTGGCAGGTGCATTTGCTGCAGGAGGTGTAGGTTTGGGTGTAGGTTTGGGTGTCGGTGCATCTCTGGGTTCCGACATACATAATACCATAAACACAAGGGCGGCTGCAGATAAGGCGACTATAGCATGTCCCTCCTGCAAGGCTCAAAATCCAGCAAAATCAAAGTTTTGCTGCGAATGCGGAAAATTATTGGAAACTCCCAAGAAGGTTTGTGCTTCTTGCGGAGTATTAATACCAGGTGATCCAAAATTCTGTCCTGAGTGCGGAACTTCTATGGGAACTCAGACCTGTGAATGCGGAGCAGAAGTGCCGGTTAGCACAAAGTTTTGCCCACAATGCGGTAAAAAGCTATAA
- the mscL gene encoding large-conductance mechanosensitive channel protein MscL, whose amino-acid sequence MKKSKFISEFKEFISRGNVVDLAVGVIIGSAFTAIVNSLVNQIIMPVIGFIIGGINFSDFKWTLKNAEGDTPEVAVYFGSFIQQVVNFLIIAFVVFMMVKLINMLKRKKEKEIEEIKEEKVSKEEILLTEIRDLLRK is encoded by the coding sequence ATGAAAAAATCAAAATTTATTTCTGAATTTAAAGAGTTTATTTCAAGAGGAAATGTAGTGGATCTGGCTGTGGGTGTAATAATTGGTTCTGCATTTACAGCTATAGTTAATTCACTTGTTAATCAGATTATTATGCCTGTTATCGGGTTTATAATAGGCGGCATTAACTTTTCTGATTTTAAATGGACTTTAAAAAATGCGGAGGGAGACACACCTGAAGTAGCCGTATATTTCGGCTCATTTATCCAGCAAGTAGTTAACTTTCTCATAATTGCTTTTGTTGTTTTTATGATGGTAAAGTTAATAAATATGCTGAAAAGAAAAAAGGAAAAAGAAATAGAGGAGATAAAGGAAGAAAAAGTTTCAAAGGAAGAAATATTACTTACAGAAATCAGGGATTTGCTGAGAAAGTAA
- a CDS encoding AraC family transcriptional regulator, with product MCKPEICAENFNPTLLYAYINMVNSESHVTLHTHDYTEVKIVLSGYFKYIIDDKLYEVAKGNIIIINPGVQHEKIIPSGVKVEEFNYGLTNIHFKELPENFLIEPSSLPVFTLPLYQPEIIKCINETINEQEKNEPYCDLFIKSSIMKLTALLHRGMTANKERTEKTRLDIQTSEKTNIVNDILEYLSTNYMEQISLYRIAHNMYLSPVYISKIFKEETGESPINHLIRIRLTKARELLMSGNMPIKTVARSVGYEDAFYFSKLYKKYYGIPPSMEKRSNAADII from the coding sequence TTGTGTAAGCCGGAAATATGTGCCGAAAATTTTAATCCTACATTGCTATATGCATATATTAATATGGTTAACTCTGAAAGCCATGTGACGCTACATACACACGACTATACTGAAGTTAAAATTGTACTGTCCGGATATTTCAAATATATAATAGACGATAAATTATATGAAGTTGCCAAAGGGAATATTATTATTATAAATCCAGGTGTACAACACGAAAAAATTATTCCTTCAGGAGTTAAGGTCGAGGAATTTAATTACGGGTTAACCAATATACATTTTAAGGAACTGCCCGAAAATTTTCTAATTGAACCCTCTTCTTTACCTGTTTTTACTTTACCGCTTTATCAGCCCGAAATAATTAAATGTATTAATGAAACAATAAATGAACAGGAAAAAAATGAGCCTTACTGCGATTTATTTATAAAAAGCAGCATAATGAAACTAACAGCATTGTTACACAGGGGAATGACAGCAAACAAAGAAAGAACGGAAAAAACACGGCTGGATATACAAACTTCCGAAAAAACAAATATAGTTAATGATATTCTTGAATATTTGAGTACAAATTATATGGAACAGATTTCTCTGTACAGAATAGCTCACAATATGTATCTGAGTCCGGTTTATATTTCCAAAATATTCAAGGAAGAGACGGGTGAATCCCCTATAAACCATTTAATAAGGATTCGCCTTACAAAAGCACGTGAACTGCTAATGTCAGGAAATATGCCTATTAAAACCGTTGCAAGAAGTGTAGGTTATGAGGATGCCTTCTACTTCAGCAAGCTTTATAAGAAATACTATGGGATTCCCCCTTCAATGGAAAAGAGGAGCAATGCGGCTGACATTATCTAA
- a CDS encoding ABC transporter ATP-binding protein: MARNKYDVDEELLTKFKMKDLIRLLKYLKPYKVTMFGTVLLMLSASVANLIGPLLVQDAIDFKIPQGDIKGLVILSGIFVGTLIVNAVCFKFRVILMSQLGNNVVKKIREDIFYKIQKLPFSYYDSRPHGKILVRVVNYVNSLSDLLTNGFINFITDMFTLVCIIVFMLFINVKLTLISMIGLPPLFICIMLIKNIQRKNTQALSMKQSNLNAYIHESICGVKVTQSFAREEQNQGIFHELNKIYRRAWMRFVKANFILWPIIETISIIGIIILYFGGIFWVKGITIGVLIAFTSYISRFWQPISNLGNFYNAMINAMAYLERIFETLDEEVSIENLPGAIPMPEVKGAVEFKNVGFSYEEDKKILDNINFRFQPGSSIALVGPTGAGKSTIINLLSRFYDVQEGEVLIDGINIREVQLESLRKQMGVMLQDTFLFSGTVMSNIKYARPDATDEEAIEAAKTVCAHEFIMNMPNGYQTEINERGTRLSIGERQLISFARALLADPKILILDEATSSIDTRTELALQRGLQGLLVGRTSFIIAHRLSTIKNAHCIMYVDNGSIVERGTHDELMSARGHYYKLYNSQFSVMEAG, from the coding sequence ATGGCAAGAAACAAATATGACGTTGATGAAGAGTTGTTAACAAAATTCAAAATGAAAGACCTTATTAGACTTTTAAAGTACTTAAAGCCATACAAGGTGACAATGTTTGGAACGGTTCTTTTGATGCTTTCTGCAAGTGTTGCAAACCTTATTGGCCCGCTGCTTGTACAGGATGCTATAGACTTCAAAATACCGCAAGGTGATATAAAGGGACTGGTTATACTATCAGGAATTTTCGTTGGAACACTGATAGTAAATGCCGTATGTTTCAAGTTCAGGGTAATATTGATGTCCCAGCTGGGAAACAATGTAGTCAAAAAGATAAGGGAAGACATATTTTATAAGATTCAGAAGCTCCCGTTTTCATATTATGACAGCCGTCCCCATGGTAAGATACTTGTAAGGGTTGTAAATTATGTAAACTCACTCAGCGACCTACTTACAAATGGCTTTATTAATTTTATAACAGATATGTTCACCCTTGTATGCATAATAGTTTTCATGCTTTTTATAAATGTTAAGCTTACCTTAATCAGTATGATTGGACTTCCTCCATTGTTTATTTGCATAATGTTAATAAAAAATATTCAGAGGAAAAATACACAGGCCTTGAGCATGAAGCAGTCAAACCTCAACGCCTATATACATGAAAGCATATGTGGTGTTAAGGTAACTCAGTCCTTTGCAAGAGAGGAACAAAATCAGGGTATTTTTCATGAATTGAACAAGATTTACAGAAGAGCATGGATGAGATTCGTAAAAGCAAATTTTATTTTGTGGCCTATAATAGAAACGATTTCAATAATCGGTATAATAATACTGTATTTTGGTGGAATATTCTGGGTAAAGGGGATAACAATAGGTGTACTGATAGCCTTTACAAGCTATATTTCAAGGTTTTGGCAGCCTATAAGTAATCTGGGGAATTTCTACAACGCAATGATAAATGCAATGGCATATCTTGAAAGAATATTTGAAACACTGGATGAAGAGGTTTCTATAGAGAATCTGCCGGGGGCAATTCCAATGCCTGAGGTAAAGGGAGCAGTGGAATTTAAAAATGTGGGTTTCAGCTATGAAGAAGACAAAAAGATTCTTGATAATATAAATTTTAGATTCCAACCGGGAAGCAGCATAGCACTTGTAGGCCCTACCGGAGCGGGGAAGAGTACCATAATAAATCTTCTGAGCAGGTTCTATGATGTTCAGGAGGGAGAAGTACTGATTGACGGCATAAACATAAGAGAAGTACAGCTGGAGTCTCTGAGAAAACAGATGGGAGTTATGCTGCAAGATACATTCCTTTTCTCAGGCACTGTTATGAGCAACATAAAATATGCAAGGCCCGATGCTACAGATGAAGAGGCCATTGAGGCAGCAAAAACCGTGTGTGCACATGAATTCATTATGAATATGCCAAATGGCTATCAAACAGAGATAAATGAAAGAGGAACAAGGCTTTCAATCGGAGAAAGACAGCTTATTTCCTTTGCTAGGGCACTTCTGGCAGACCCAAAGATACTCATACTTGATGAAGCAACCTCCAGTATCGACACAAGAACGGAGCTTGCACTGCAAAGAGGACTTCAGGGGCTTCTGGTGGGAAGAACTTCATTTATTATAGCTCACAGGCTGTCAACGATAAAAAATGCACATTGTATTATGTATGTGGACAATGGTTCGATTGTTGAACGGGGAACTCACGACGAGCTGATGTCTGCGAGAGGACACTATTACAAATTATATAATTCTCAATTCAGTGTTATGGAGGCAGGATAA